In the genome of Montipora foliosa isolate CH-2021 chromosome 3, ASM3666993v2, whole genome shotgun sequence, one region contains:
- the LOC137997529 gene encoding uncharacterized protein, whose translation MVLSCSQIGNSDDSFVAIKFVCERKERSMDAEEGSVHFNCFVHYPSFTEEGVEVQTMARGDDGIELQPSTRLSSLAANVLSEMFQKQEIDGKVIMKADNAKVFIQVRDHWKPHPLADFTKGGDLEVTIHEAFGDILFVKDAAITIHVHLCYDKDWDDQKVKTAIKKLLEHYSQTHLERMLCPFSQGMLSQISRDQYPCRLSSEKIKLFAAWYEHSQLSKEQEEDGSVSPGRKLLITPRGKKIVFNTSVELPLLRKWYEETPKPDLKDLTRYAEILNNLEERKSREQVLARHVNTWFKNERARLRREGLLEDLSRPSMAVPTSS comes from the exons ATGGTATTGTCATGTTCGCAGATAGGAAATTCTGACGACTCTTTCGTGGCGATTAAATTTGTTTGTGAGCGAAAAGAAAGAAGTATGGATGCTGAGGAAGGCTCCGTTCATTTCAACTGCTTCGTTCATTACCCGAGTTTTACGGAGGAAGGCGTCGAGGTGCAAACTATGGCTCGGGGAGATGATGGCATTGAACTGCAACCAAGCACCCGGCTATCCAGTCTTGCTGCCAATGTTCTGAGCGAAATGTTTCAGAAACAGGAGATTGACGGTAAAGTCATTATGAAGGCTGACAACGCTAAAG TGTTCATTCAAGTGCGTGATCACTGGAAGCCTCACCCACTTGCAGATTTCACAAAAGGCGGAGATTTAGAGGTGACCATACATGAAGCGTTTGGGGATATTCTGTTTGTAAAAGATGCTGCAATCACTATTCATGTCCACCTCTGTTATGA cAAAGACTGGGATGACCAGAAAGTGAAGACTGCTATCAAGAAGCTGCTAGAACACTACAGTCAGACGCATCTTGAACGCATGCTCTGTCCATTTTCGCAG GGCATGCTGTCGCAGATATCTAGAGATCAATACCCTTGCCGTTTATCGTCCGAGAAGATTAAGCTATTTGCCGCGTGGTATGAACACTCTCAgctgagcaaagaacaggaagAAGACGGCTCAGTGTCTCCGGGAAGAAAACTTCTTATTACTCCACGCGGGAAGAAAATTGTCTTCAACACGTCAGTGGAGCTTCCTTTGCTAAGGAAATGGTACGAAGAGACTCCCAAACCTGATCTCAAAGATTTGACGAGATACGCGGAAATCTTGAACAATTTGGAGGAACGAAAAAGTAGAGAACAAGTGCTGGCACGTCATGTCAACACTTGGTTCAAGAACGAGCGAGCTCGATTAAGAAGAGAGGGTCTTCTTGAGGACTTGTCAAGGCCTTCTATGGCAGTACCAACAAGTTCATAA